From Spartinivicinus marinus, the proteins below share one genomic window:
- a CDS encoding RHS repeat-associated core domain-containing protein: MKRSSRTLLHSMAFSLSLLTLNLSAIENTVPIPSEAYLPVLNSFTREDNLAELQAAIDQQLEVTTKTLVETKNNLENHGGLTGRIRRLFDSSPTSSLDSELTQWQSLQTTWQQQFQPTLSGARGSHAVAADNEEQVTFNQQVSERYQQLIKQLQQIQSADNREDQLIAINETHALIAKWQQVRQQPFVYDVTANGFTHSPAYRAEATAPEPVSAREELLAQCYAGNDSQQAQDLAATNEVVIDERIKALAKQLNHSPKQILEYVTNQVEFEPRPGITKDAPTTLLAEKGNAMEHATLLIALLRASGYPARYVKGEIFLEAAKTHTGWLKMATLQGAKQLLNTMTLYTDEGETFYLTRSIAMSHVWVETCLPYGKDRGQSETADSYRWLALDSSFKYRKHIPATKKHEVKFDFEQYVSKRTIKTPLEYYQEAVLTQVRAEDPNITLDQVMDRWELMPLKLEALPTTLPYKVKRFTQWQGTNQSAIAAIPDAYRLKLKVSLNDTHLATVNLIDMARSRLTLNFAGVDAATQQRLDNWRAGKSEALACPTQLTVKPVLNVYGKPITLINQPQLNLCEGDNFTYAKITLENLSKDGVFASDEFDGITLLDVYALQGYARQASDKLLQARVKNLLTNIFQYQSAPWEHTDAVVGDFLDVVLLKYMHYVEKEGEAIAALANGLNNGQYHMALTRTRADIKYLFDLPYAINSDNFIIDAPGMVSSPIDNQFGQLDKNIFYTVGAASSFYESYIWQETILRETLSTVSALQYSVDQGNNLIKIDQQFELASIIDSSVINSCLKCLRVLRCEIFARHGEIFLFPKLSRREEGGNISCQGCYNYYREKPCYDVRHIHYFYETAQKPDTVLYLNKAAVDYKGFYGAAFARLSSKEAQFAIGPYDGGYTLKPPSPPPRPPSWNVNVNWNINRYNPDSGFGLNAVTFLASSLSVNNHYGVESALNTFNKTLDILHTVNSVVSLGGNMLSTWAGDPVNMVTGNMYHHETDLNLPARGMPVVFKRSYNSLAREDGPLGYGWTHSFNHYLLFLDDDANGKVDTIVWSDGMDGKKFIKVPTTAFRFDGTIELASGVAGIPDGFYFTFTRQKNRENGYFVLTEKSGLAYHFSNVPGKAGEVAQLVAIVDRHGNKLTLQYKDNRLSMVTDPDGRQLTFTYNNQKRLSVLKDWTGNEYRYQYNDETGELTTYYNPLSGEEPATTYTYYGKEDGPYLHHAMKSFAYANGYQMTFEYYANGKVSRHYNAVGNTAHFAYNPFRRESVFTNERGHTEHYFFNKEGMRIKTIDHNGGVHEYKYENPNNPYLMTHYYNPMGYLTRYEYDGQGNNAKTILPSEAIVESFDHNGFGQPGLVKNAAGHYQRHVYDQHGNLTDLVTFKSSAASLVHNTPFNPESPGAYSSHILSWSRNVYYPNGTLKISRQVRDFTQPDSGPYSLYQYEDKVNKVTGAYPVTVQHFGDKNGDGVIADDEFDGPFTLEYDKRGKLIKGYDEAYYPLHSEYNQIGQLTRSKDRFGNWWYYSYDKSGLPLGNSLMLLDEQSGQPNVADQTVHQYNKANRLLATYNHAGATVRYEHDATGNIVKSTNPDGYSVHYEYDASNRLIKTIDPSNRVSESRYDLLNRVLWEKQADGVTTHYAYYGAEQNGLLKTITRPNYALKDKSNNVLPLRNTHFEYDTLGQVIKVTDSAGRTTLTDYDELGRVVRVVQPVYEDDLLKQVRPVTHHHYDSLSRLIAVYAGHTNAAADRSQDNVKLQMTYTYDDFGRMLSKTDALNNTWRYSYNERGQIQTSTDAKGQQSTYSYYPSGLLKSEEHQSVEDDSLSTVANYQYDKQGQLQSVSSNNESYAFAYDEQHRLKVKVNNQSAKKGIQYFYSPGGKLLKQINNDGVAVHYAYDDAGRLTGIQGVRADSIQYMYETSGRLKYALYPNGIKMHYTYNRDGSINRIYIKRQETDKPEKIISQLIYEYDDHGQLTRKTHQVPNGKTITDFYSYDGLGRLSKVEGTDNNLKYQLSYDPFGNRRYFATAKEKHVYTHNALHQVLKMHKGSTDGELIRQFAYDKNGNLIEKKYGENSLTFTYNALDQLVKASYNGQWLSQYLYDYAGQRVTRAALTASGVNIQRYFYSGGQIHGIYDQAWQSRGFYAYAGLDQPEMMITPNNTNFFHQDALGSVVAYTDWKGDLESWAAYEPWGDILAKSESMNSLFGFAGREPENTGLIYFRNRYYDPEIGRFTQADPMGFVDGVNRYAYVMNNPVMNVDPWGTWTKGAATNMTGWKYFGYGMDFAGHLFLDEFMKERQPGTWGDFTVGAMKKSYQMANDVFALTPQGMMMGRILPDVQITPQERGGAQSLQALSLFGGIAKLGQTTVSRASSTLASKLASHTSFLKKCTCCFAAGTPVLTEDGPQAIETVEVGQKVYSKNPETGEVALKPVTDRILTEGKPLYALVVKNAKGIEETIEVTDNHPFWVKGKGWVDSAKLEPGMIVEAYQNKTLEVISLTPLHRIEDTYNLTVADFNTYFAGEQQAFVHNMKCDCLNTVSIFKAPQRGKGADQYNNGYNTKDFCDGDQCAYFAKDKSLAEDYAKHYGEGVIELKVPQEVYESRLKIYEYKYQGGSQIELPIPHSEFDILNSVERIWHK; the protein is encoded by the coding sequence ATGAAGCGCAGTAGCCGCACATTACTTCATAGCATGGCTTTCTCATTAAGCCTGCTTACGCTTAATTTATCAGCCATTGAAAATACAGTCCCCATTCCCAGTGAAGCGTATTTACCGGTATTAAACAGCTTTACTCGGGAAGATAATTTAGCTGAATTACAAGCCGCCATTGACCAACAGTTGGAAGTAACCACCAAAACGTTAGTGGAAACCAAAAATAACCTGGAAAATCACGGTGGTTTAACAGGCCGTATTCGTCGTTTATTTGATAGCTCACCCACTTCATCATTGGATAGTGAATTAACGCAGTGGCAATCATTACAGACTACTTGGCAGCAGCAATTTCAGCCAACATTATCAGGAGCCCGGGGCAGTCATGCAGTGGCTGCAGACAATGAAGAACAAGTGACTTTTAATCAACAGGTGTCTGAGCGTTATCAACAATTAATAAAACAATTACAACAGATTCAATCGGCTGATAACCGAGAAGATCAACTTATTGCAATTAATGAAACTCATGCGTTAATTGCCAAGTGGCAGCAAGTACGCCAACAGCCGTTTGTTTATGATGTTACTGCAAATGGCTTTACCCATTCACCAGCCTATAGGGCAGAGGCAACGGCACCTGAACCGGTATCTGCTCGTGAAGAATTATTGGCTCAGTGTTATGCCGGTAATGACTCCCAACAGGCTCAGGATTTGGCTGCGACTAATGAGGTAGTGATAGATGAGCGTATCAAAGCCCTCGCAAAACAACTAAATCACTCACCTAAACAAATACTGGAATATGTCACTAACCAGGTTGAGTTTGAGCCACGCCCCGGCATCACCAAAGATGCACCAACCACCTTATTAGCAGAGAAGGGTAATGCGATGGAGCATGCCACTTTGCTAATTGCTTTATTGCGTGCATCCGGTTATCCCGCTCGCTATGTCAAAGGGGAAATCTTTTTAGAAGCCGCCAAAACCCATACTGGTTGGTTGAAAATGGCGACCTTGCAGGGTGCTAAACAGCTATTGAATACCATGACCTTGTACACAGATGAAGGCGAAACATTTTATCTAACTCGCAGTATAGCCATGAGCCATGTGTGGGTTGAAACCTGCCTTCCTTATGGTAAAGACCGTGGCCAATCAGAAACAGCCGACAGTTACCGCTGGTTAGCGCTGGACAGTAGCTTTAAATACCGCAAGCATATTCCAGCGACTAAAAAACATGAGGTGAAGTTTGATTTTGAGCAATATGTCTCTAAACGCACTATAAAAACCCCGCTGGAATATTATCAAGAGGCGGTATTAACCCAGGTACGGGCAGAAGATCCTAATATTACGCTGGACCAGGTGATGGACCGTTGGGAATTAATGCCTTTAAAACTGGAAGCGTTGCCAACCACCTTACCTTATAAAGTGAAACGTTTTACTCAATGGCAAGGCACCAATCAGTCAGCCATTGCAGCAATACCTGATGCTTATCGATTAAAGCTAAAAGTGTCGTTAAACGATACCCACCTTGCAACGGTTAATTTAATTGATATGGCTCGTAGCCGGCTTACCTTGAACTTTGCAGGTGTAGATGCAGCAACACAACAACGGTTGGATAACTGGCGGGCAGGTAAAAGTGAGGCATTAGCTTGTCCTACCCAGTTAACTGTCAAACCGGTGTTGAATGTATATGGCAAACCCATCACCCTGATTAATCAGCCACAACTCAATTTATGTGAGGGTGACAATTTTACCTACGCCAAAATAACCCTGGAAAATCTATCGAAAGACGGGGTGTTTGCGTCGGATGAGTTTGACGGTATTACCTTACTTGATGTGTATGCCCTGCAGGGATATGCCCGACAAGCGTCTGATAAGCTGCTGCAAGCGCGGGTAAAAAACCTGCTCACCAATATTTTTCAATACCAGTCAGCGCCTTGGGAGCATACCGATGCGGTAGTAGGTGACTTTTTGGATGTCGTGCTATTGAAGTACATGCACTATGTAGAAAAGGAAGGCGAAGCTATCGCTGCCCTGGCCAACGGCTTAAATAACGGCCAGTACCATATGGCACTGACTCGAACCAGAGCCGATATTAAGTACCTATTTGACCTGCCTTACGCCATTAATTCAGATAATTTTATTATTGATGCACCGGGTATGGTATCAAGCCCCATTGATAACCAATTTGGCCAGCTCGATAAAAATATTTTTTATACAGTAGGCGCAGCCAGCTCGTTTTATGAGAGTTATATCTGGCAGGAAACTATTTTAAGGGAAACCTTAAGTACGGTGAGTGCGTTGCAGTACTCGGTTGATCAAGGAAATAATCTTATAAAAATTGATCAGCAATTCGAATTGGCAAGTATAATTGATTCGTCGGTTATTAATAGTTGTTTAAAGTGTCTTAGGGTTCTAAGATGTGAAATATTTGCTAGGCATGGAGAAATATTTCTTTTTCCAAAGCTTAGTAGAAGGGAGGAAGGCGGTAATATTTCCTGTCAAGGTTGTTATAATTATTATAGAGAAAAGCCTTGTTATGATGTTAGGCATATACACTATTTTTATGAGACTGCTCAGAAACCTGATACTGTATTATACCTGAATAAGGCAGCTGTTGATTACAAAGGTTTTTATGGTGCTGCGTTTGCTAGGTTAAGTTCAAAAGAAGCTCAATTTGCCATCGGCCCATACGATGGTGGCTATACCCTAAAACCACCTTCACCACCACCTCGTCCACCCAGCTGGAATGTCAATGTTAACTGGAATATTAATCGTTATAACCCAGACTCTGGTTTTGGTTTAAATGCAGTTACTTTTTTAGCCTCCAGTTTGAGTGTCAATAATCATTATGGGGTTGAGTCTGCACTTAATACGTTTAATAAAACCCTGGATATTTTACATACGGTTAATTCTGTTGTGTCGTTAGGGGGTAACATGTTATCCACCTGGGCGGGCGATCCAGTGAATATGGTGACGGGTAATATGTATCACCATGAAACTGATCTGAATTTACCTGCCCGTGGTATGCCGGTTGTGTTCAAGCGTTCTTATAATAGCCTGGCACGGGAAGATGGCCCCTTGGGCTATGGCTGGACCCACAGTTTTAACCACTATTTATTATTTTTAGATGATGATGCCAATGGCAAAGTTGATACCATTGTTTGGTCTGATGGTATGGACGGTAAGAAATTTATTAAAGTACCAACAACAGCGTTTAGGTTTGATGGAACCATTGAATTAGCATCCGGTGTAGCAGGTATACCTGATGGGTTTTATTTTACTTTTACTCGCCAGAAAAACAGGGAAAATGGGTATTTTGTTTTAACCGAAAAAAGCGGCCTGGCTTACCACTTTAGCAATGTACCAGGTAAAGCAGGTGAGGTAGCCCAGCTGGTAGCGATTGTTGACCGTCATGGCAATAAGCTTACCTTACAATACAAAGACAATCGTTTAAGTATGGTGACTGACCCTGATGGACGACAGCTCACGTTTACTTATAACAATCAAAAACGTTTATCGGTATTAAAAGATTGGACGGGTAATGAATACCGCTACCAATATAATGATGAAACTGGGGAATTAACCACTTATTACAACCCGTTAAGTGGTGAAGAACCGGCCACAACCTATACCTATTATGGTAAAGAAGACGGCCCTTATTTGCACCATGCGATGAAGTCATTTGCTTATGCCAATGGCTATCAAATGACGTTTGAATATTATGCCAATGGTAAGGTTTCTCGCCATTATAATGCAGTAGGTAATACGGCCCATTTTGCCTATAACCCTTTCCGGCGTGAATCGGTATTTACCAATGAGCGAGGGCACACAGAGCATTATTTTTTCAATAAAGAGGGGATGCGAATAAAAACCATTGATCACAATGGTGGGGTGCATGAGTATAAATACGAAAACCCGAATAACCCGTATTTAATGACACATTATTATAATCCAATGGGGTATTTAACGCGGTATGAATACGACGGGCAAGGCAATAACGCCAAAACGATATTGCCTTCTGAGGCTATTGTCGAAAGCTTTGATCATAATGGGTTTGGTCAACCAGGTTTAGTGAAAAATGCGGCAGGGCATTACCAACGGCATGTTTATGATCAACACGGTAATTTAACCGATTTAGTCACCTTTAAATCCTCCGCAGCCAGTTTAGTTCATAACACACCATTTAACCCAGAATCACCAGGTGCCTATAGCAGTCATATCTTAAGCTGGAGCCGCAATGTTTATTACCCCAATGGCACCTTAAAAATCAGTCGACAAGTGCGTGATTTTACCCAGCCTGATAGTGGTCCATACAGCTTGTACCAGTATGAAGACAAGGTAAATAAAGTCACAGGGGCTTATCCAGTTACTGTCCAGCACTTTGGGGACAAAAATGGTGATGGTGTCATTGCTGATGATGAATTTGATGGCCCCTTTACCCTTGAATACGACAAACGCGGCAAATTAATTAAAGGTTATGATGAGGCTTACTATCCGCTGCATAGTGAATACAACCAAATTGGCCAATTAACCCGCAGTAAAGATCGTTTTGGTAACTGGTGGTATTACAGCTATGACAAAAGTGGCTTGCCACTGGGTAATAGCTTAATGCTGCTAGATGAGCAAAGTGGTCAGCCAAATGTTGCTGATCAAACGGTACACCAATACAACAAAGCTAACCGTTTGTTAGCGACCTATAATCATGCAGGTGCCACAGTACGCTATGAACATGATGCCACTGGCAATATTGTTAAAAGCACCAACCCAGACGGCTACAGTGTGCATTATGAATATGATGCCAGTAACCGCTTAATTAAAACCATAGACCCCAGCAACCGTGTATCAGAAAGTCGTTATGATCTGCTTAACCGAGTGCTGTGGGAAAAACAAGCAGATGGAGTAACAACCCATTATGCCTATTACGGCGCTGAACAAAATGGTCTGTTAAAAACCATTACTCGCCCTAACTACGCACTAAAAGACAAGAGTAATAATGTACTACCTTTACGGAATACCCACTTTGAATACGACACATTAGGCCAGGTCATTAAAGTCACGGATAGTGCCGGGCGCACTACCCTGACCGATTATGATGAGCTGGGTAGGGTAGTCAGGGTTGTTCAACCAGTCTATGAAGATGATCTATTAAAACAGGTCAGACCAGTGACTCATCATCATTACGATAGTTTAAGCCGTTTGATTGCCGTTTATGCGGGGCATACGAACGCTGCTGCTGATCGTTCACAGGATAACGTCAAATTACAAATGACGTATACCTATGATGACTTTGGGCGAATGTTGTCGAAAACCGATGCCTTAAATAATACCTGGCGTTATAGCTACAACGAGCGAGGACAAATACAGACCAGTACAGATGCGAAAGGACAGCAAAGCACTTATAGCTATTACCCATCAGGTTTGCTCAAGTCAGAAGAGCATCAGTCAGTGGAAGACGACAGTTTATCAACCGTTGCTAATTATCAATACGATAAGCAAGGGCAACTGCAATCTGTCTCTTCAAATAATGAGTCTTACGCTTTTGCATACGATGAGCAGCACCGTTTGAAGGTGAAGGTCAATAACCAAAGTGCGAAAAAAGGAATTCAGTATTTTTATTCGCCAGGGGGCAAACTGTTAAAACAGATCAATAATGATGGGGTAGCGGTTCATTATGCCTATGATGACGCGGGCCGTTTAACGGGTATTCAAGGGGTACGGGCCGATTCTATTCAGTATATGTATGAAACCTCCGGCCGGCTGAAATATGCACTCTATCCCAATGGGATAAAAATGCACTATACCTATAACCGCGATGGCTCAATCAACCGTATTTACATCAAGCGACAGGAGACAGATAAACCTGAAAAAATTATCAGCCAGCTGATTTATGAATATGATGATCATGGTCAGCTAACCAGAAAAACCCATCAAGTCCCGAATGGCAAAACCATCACTGACTTTTACAGTTATGACGGCTTGGGGCGTTTAAGTAAGGTTGAAGGGACTGATAATAACCTGAAATATCAGTTGAGCTATGACCCGTTTGGTAATCGACGGTATTTTGCAACTGCGAAGGAAAAGCACGTCTATACCCATAATGCGTTACATCAGGTACTCAAGATGCATAAGGGCAGTACTGATGGAGAGCTTATACGGCAGTTTGCCTACGATAAAAATGGCAATCTGATCGAGAAAAAATACGGTGAAAACAGCTTAACCTTTACCTATAACGCCTTGGATCAGTTGGTTAAGGCGTCCTATAACGGCCAATGGCTTTCGCAGTATTTGTATGATTATGCAGGGCAACGGGTAACCCGAGCGGCCCTCACGGCAAGTGGTGTTAATATCCAGCGCTATTTTTATAGTGGTGGTCAAATCCATGGGATTTATGATCAAGCCTGGCAGTCTAGAGGCTTTTATGCCTACGCTGGTCTGGATCAGCCAGAAATGATGATCACACCCAATAATACCAACTTTTTTCATCAGGATGCCTTGGGCTCAGTTGTTGCCTATACCGACTGGAAAGGGGACTTAGAGTCTTGGGCCGCGTATGAACCTTGGGGGGATATACTCGCTAAGTCTGAATCCATGAACTCACTGTTTGGGTTTGCTGGCAGAGAACCCGAAAACACAGGGCTGATTTATTTTAGAAACCGCTATTACGACCCGGAAATAGGTCGCTTTACCCAAGCCGATCCCATGGGCTTTGTGGATGGTGTTAACCGTTATGCCTATGTAATGAATAACCCTGTCATGAATGTTGACCCTTGGGGGACATGGACCAAAGGGGCGGCGACGAATATGACGGGCTGGAAGTATTTTGGCTATGGGATGGATTTTGCTGGCCATTTATTTTTAGATGAATTTATGAAGGAAAGGCAGCCTGGCACATGGGGTGACTTTACTGTTGGTGCAATGAAGAAAAGCTACCAGATGGCTAATGATGTTTTTGCGCTGACGCCTCAAGGAATGATGATGGGACGGATTTTGCCTGATGTACAAATAACCCCTCAAGAGCGTGGTGGTGCACAGTCATTGCAAGCGCTGTCATTATTCGGAGGAATCGCCAAGTTAGGACAAACAACGGTTTCTAGAGCAAGTAGTACGCTGGCTTCAAAATTAGCTTCACATACAAGCTTTTTAAAGAAATGCACCTGTTGTTTTGCGGCTGGTACACCTGTGTTAACTGAAGATGGACCACAAGCCATCGAAACAGTTGAAGTCGGGCAAAAAGTCTATTCCAAAAATCCAGAAACAGGAGAGGTAGCATTAAAACCTGTTACTGATCGTATTTTAACTGAAGGAAAACCACTTTATGCACTAGTGGTAAAAAATGCGAAAGGAATAGAAGAAACCATAGAAGTAACCGATAACCATCCATTTTGGGTGAAAGGTAAGGGCTGGGTAGATTCAGCCAAGCTTGAGCCAGGTATGATAGTGGAGGCTTATCAAAATAAGACACTGGAAGTTATCAGTCTAACACCGTTACATCGTATAGAAGACACTTACAACCTTACAGTTGCAGACTTCAATACCTATTTTGCTGGCGAACAGCAAGCTTTTGTGCACAATATGAAGTGTGACTGTTTAAATACAGTTTCTATTTTTAAAGCCCCCCAACGAGGAAAAGGAGCTGATCAGTATAATAATGGTTATAATACAAAAGACTTTTGTGATGGCGATCAGTGTGCTTATTTTGCAAAAGATAAATCTTTAGCTGAGGATTATGCCAAGCACTATGGTGAAGGTGTTATTGAGCTTAAGGTTCCTCAAGAGGTTTATGAAAGCCGTTTAAAAATATATGAGTATAAATACCAAGGCGGGTCACAGATTGAGCTACCTATACCTCATAGTGAGTTTGATATTTTAAATAGTGTTGAGAGGATTTGGCATAAATGA